The DNA region ccaaataacacaaaaacaacctGCGCACTTCATCTAGGTTCAGGTCAACTTTCCTGCCCCTAAAAACCTCTCTTTTTGTTACCACAGTGACTGGACCAGCATATGAAAACCTGGTGTCAGAGATTATGTCGATAGGATATGAGCGGGAGCAAGTTGTTGCTGCACTAAGAGCCAGTTACAACAACCCAGACAGAGCAGTGGAGTACTTGCTCATGGTGAGAGTTTAACCAGCTTCATAatcatgctgctgctgcattgTAAACTATACAGTAACTGTTCATGTGTTGCAGGGTATTCCAGCAAGGGCTAGTGATCTGCACAATCCACAGCCAAGTAGACATAGTACTCCAGCCAACCCCTCTACACCTTCTACAGAAGAACCACCACAGCAGCCTCCAGCACCCCCCAGTAGTAAGAgcccaatttatttatttattttttacttctcaTTAACTTTCTGTTTTAAACAAGACAGCTTGTTTCCTCCGCATGAACTTCCTGGGCACACGGAAATTATGCCAAGATGACAACTGGAATAGCTGTGGTCTAAAGCTACACAACGTCCACAAAAATTCTGCACACCATCAACGTTTTATCACTAGTGGAACTTCAACATCACCAGAGGAAGAATTTGGAAGTATTTCTTTTTAgattatttcacttttttactATTTCCACTTCGTGCTGTGTACCAGTACCATTCCCACAGTTTGGTAAgaccaccaccgtgcttgacagtcGGTACAGTGTTCTTAGGTGTGAAAGTCTCACTTTTACTCCTCCAACTCCTCTTGTCATTGTGTGCAAATAATTTTTTCTCATCTGACTATAAAACTTTTCTCCAGATGGGATTTCGCTTGTCCAAATTTGTCCTTTATACAAATCGTCTTTGAATGgcagagatgcagaaatgtCTGCATGTACCACAGAGCCATATCTCAGTGTTTTGAGTGTCTAAAGAAGTCTCACAGGTCTGAATATACACTTGAAGCCATTTATAATTCTTCttgtttgatttttaactgGACTTTTAACAGTTTAATAAAATTGGATCTTTAACTGTATTTCcataagttttacagtttttcctaTTGATAAAAATCTCCCTTATGAccattcatactacacaaaGGAATCAAGAAATAAACAATTATATGACagaaaactttctgtttttcactttctACTACagaaatttctgttttttatgacTACAGTTAAACCCCACACCAAAACACTGGACAGTCTGGCcaatgagctaccagaactttttctgtaagtttacacatttatttcttacaatttaagtcaaaagagtcatgctgacagatttctttcttttcacagcgactttttctttatcatgtagaaaaacaccAAGTTTTgcctccagtggatgatgagagtcaaaccttaaatactgatctgtATACGTTggtttacggtacacatcaACGTTTAAATGTCCCCCATTAcagatggaaatctcacagctAGCCTGTCATATCCTCcgtggtgaatttgatgtgttcgCACGTGATTATtgaattgtggtacgtcctgagatttgattttcatccaggtgtcatccacataatCAATGACGTGGatgtgttccagggtaggataacaGAACCCTCTTTTCcccttcttccatgtacaagttGGGGacaatgggtgaaactggggaagCCAAGGCACAcacatgtttctgcctgtagtactgacccttgtatgtgaaatagGTGGAATTAAGACTCAGATCCAAGACCAAACAGACTTGGTtggtgctgagagtggtcctgttgctcaggttggtgtcatcctgttaTCTCTTGCAAACTACCGCCACTGCTTCAGTGACTGGAacacaagtgaagagagatgtaacatcgTACAACACTATTATTttatctgcctccataatgacgtCTCTCACCTTCTTAACAAAATTcaaggtgttctggatgtggtgttcagagctgcctacCAACAGGTTAAGGATCGAAACCAGAAACTTTGAGTTGTTATAGGTGACTGAGTTGACCATACAGACAATTGATCTTAAAGGtacaccctgtttatgtatcttaTGTAAACCATACAAACTTGGTGAAGCATCCCCTGggtatccggtctttaagtctgttGTCATTAGCCGCTCCTGggtccaaactccgcttcaggtcccaaagtcaaacgaacactgcggcatcactgagagttacaaactgtttaagataagataagataacctttattagtcccacacgtgggaaatttgttttgtcacagcaggaagtggacagtgcaaaagttatgaagcaaaaattagaataaaataaaataagaataaatacagtacacaactgtacagaatagaataaaataaaataaaataaaatactatatacagtagaataaaatagaataaaatatacaataagataaaaatagaatacaaatgctatatacaactgagtaaaaatacaacgatgccagaaaaattctttcatctttaataaaatgatcagtgtggctgctctaccaggtgaaACAATTAAGTTTGACATCCAGACATCcacgaaaacagaatttatgaagttAGCAAGGAGTTAGCtggctagtttccatctaaagatGATATATCATGTTCtgattgagggatttctgaaaaattaaaacgtacagctctgctatcacttttGACATAaaggaagacagaaaactaaacagtcgTGACGTTCGTAGGGTTATTGAatttgggctagctggtatataataaTGTGCTACAttgtggctagctacacagctatggttgtcttgttctaactgcttcagacaatcTTATCAACCTCTTCCtaaccacttcctgggtctcgtttcagggcctcataagtatttttgtcactgagcagtaacaaaattttctcatgatagtctttctggtttagcaaaacCGTGCACCAAGACAGAACTATGAAGCCACTCTCAGAACAGACTTCACTGTTTGGTTTTACTGTCTTTACATTGTATCCTATAAAATGTAATCTCTTCTTGAATACCAACAGTTAACATTTTGTCCCCTCCTGAGCAGGGCCTGTGTCCAGCAGCCAGCCTGTCACTGCTGGAGGAGGGTCTGGCTCCATAGGGAACCCTCTGGAGTTCCTGAGGAACCAGCCTCAGTTCCAGCAGATGAGACAGATCATCCAGCAGAACCCAGCCCTCCTGCCAGCCCTGCTGCAACAGCTCGGGAGAGACAAcccacagctgctgcaggtaCCACACCACAAAACTCACCGTTCTCTAGTGGCGTTCTGTCAGGGTCTGCTAATATAATTTCTGTTTGACTGTTTAAGGTATCTCAAAGAACTGTTCCTAATAGTAAGaacaataaagaaataaatctgtaaatgtatttttcaggAAACATTTCTCTGACATGTTTATGCAACGTAAAATCCCCCCAAGTGACTATACTAACTTGTTTACCATGTCCACTGTAGTTTGCCTAAACTGGGTGGTTGATATACAGTTCAACTGTGTAACTTGCAGCAAATCACAGAGCACCAGGAGCGTTTTGTACAGATGCTGAATGAGCCACAAGCTGGAGATACAGGAGGAGAAGATGCTGATGCCCATGGGTCACCACACACTAACTACATCCAGGTCACCCCACAGGAGAAAGAGGCAATTGAGAGGGTGAGTTTGCCAGTCACATTGACACAGTCAGTTCCACCAAATTTCCACAATTTGTGCAGAATTACACAAGCCTAGGAacaaatatttttctcttttaaacatATGAAAGGAAATTCGTCTGAACACAACCTGCTACTGAATTTCCATGACTTTTGTTGAAACATCAGTGATGGAAAATTATGTTGCTGGATCCTTGATGTTTTGCTGTTAGCATTAATGAAACAAATTCTTAAATATGCACAttggaaaaaatacaaatttgaaGGGCagtattctgcaatattcttgATAATTCTGTGGCAGCTGGTTAGAGAGTCAAGCAGTTATGTATACTTAATAGTTTTTCTTCATGTAATTTTTCAAACAACAAATGAATGCATAAATGCAGGAACACAAGCATGAATGTTTTATAGTAggtgtgtttttacatttaatagTCTTGTTGAATTGTTCATAAGGTGAAAGGAGGACTGAAAATGTAAATGACATTGTTTTCCAGTTAAAAGCACTGGGATTCCCTGAAGGTTTAGTCATCCAGGCGTACTTTGCTTGTGAGAAGAATGAGAATCTAgctgctaacttcctgctacAGCAAACATGGGACGATGAGTAAGCCCACATCACTGGGCTCATCACTGCTCGACAGAGGGCTGCAGAGTGGATGACACCACTGCAAGTCTACTAGGGAGAAACAAGGGCAGGAGAGGAAGGGGATATTTCTTTTCACACCATGGGACTGTGGCCATTaaatgacgatgatgatgatgatgatgacaatgatgaCATGGTGTTCAAAGTTAGTTGCGCTGCCTACTCTTCATTCAGCTATGATGATCATCATAGGTGCTACCACTGAGCGTTGCCTCACTGCTACTACATCATTACTGCTGATGCTTGTATTGAGTGACCACACTGACAGAAGTCCCACCAGTAAATTTGCAAACAGCCTACATCACAGGCCAGCAGGATTTAAGTTAAAGGATTTCCTCTGCAGTGAGCTCACAGGCTGCCTGTTGAACATGTTAAACTACTGTACATGTGTAAAGCAAGGTAATATataataaatgagaaaaaatgcattttcaacATGCGAACCTACATGTTGGAGTTCCCTGAACATTTGACTAAAACTGTTGACCTCACTGCTTGGAAGCTACTATTGATTTAGATCAAAGCTCATTTTGGATCCTGTCACTTCCGCTGCTTCTTTTGTCCATGCAAAAAGTCTTTGCAAATTCTTTCAAATTCTTCTATTGGTGTCTGACCATGTAGATGTGTAAAAGGTGACTGAATTTCACAGCTGGATAGTTGAAATGTTGACACCTATTCAACCGTTCCCCAAAAAGGAgaaatgataaaatgtttttaattgagatcatttacattttaattaaatgtagAAATGTTAGTGTCCTCTATCTTTTACAAGTCGAGACTATCTCAAAGTTTTGTCTTTTTGATGACTGACTTACTCAGTCTGTTGCATTGAAAATGCACATCTGATAATGTCACAAAGAGTTCCTGCAATTAGGGTTAAAGAAACTCATTTTCCACAAGACACCTGTTAAGTCAGAATGAATCACTCACACAAGTGCAGTTAAACTGTTGTTGCCTTGTTAAGGAAAGCTCTGGGGACAgttgataataatgataataaggCAAATAAAGAAACAGTGATGTAATTCGTcgtctgctgttgctgcttctcctcttccttctccACCAAGCATTTGAGGTTTTAGTAGCTCCTCCCTGAGTCTGCTCTTGTGCCCTGCATTTTGACTTAAAggtgtttttttcagtttgttgtgATGGTGTGATTGAGTCACTGCAGTTTGATACTTTATTTTAGTGTCATTACATTATTAGTACAAACTGCATCTATTAGTTACATTTTTTCTTGATGGTTTGGATAAGTACTATTTTACTTTATGTATTATTAGGGGCAAGGGTTAATTTACAAATTTCAGTCAATAAAATAAACTTAAGGATGATTCATAGAGCAGACAAATCCTGAAAGTACAGAAATATACACGATACTTTCCCCAGCTGACCCAAGGGAGACtcctattttttatttactctcAATGATTGCTGTTTTAATTTGACATTCTCACATTGGAGAAATGATAAGAAACTGTAGGCATTCATTGGTCTAATATAATAGAGCAGTTAACTTCACTACCCACTTAACTACATTTGTTGTCATTCACCAAGACAACAAGAAAGCCTTTTTAGGTTTATACTGTGTTAAGTTTACAGGGAAAACTATGTTtatgtgctttttcagcatagAATAAACTTCTAGGAGGTTTtaactagttttttttttttaccagttttGTTAGATTGGACCTTACATTACTATTCATGTAGccataaaggaaaaaaatatgaaaatgtgaaacTTTCTGTCAACAAATAATCCATGAATTTCTTTTAAACAATCATTTTCTGTTCAGTGTTCTCATATCACATCCTCTATGCATCTTGAAACTGGAAAAGGGTTAGGCTGCTGTTCCTCCATGCCTTACGGTCAAAGACTTCaccacattttattttacaaaaagtGTTCATTTAAAAGTGGACTAAAAGAAATTGGAATGTTAAGTCGTTTTTCAGCATCCAGTGTGCTTGTGTTTAGACACACA from Pelmatolapia mariae isolate MD_Pm_ZW linkage group LG17, Pm_UMD_F_2, whole genome shotgun sequence includes:
- the rad23ab gene encoding RAD23 homolog A, nucleotide excision repair protein b isoform X5 — protein: MHFLQWDRNSSMQPKPTSPAEAATHSVPTPAATPVPPSAAAPAPASGPKQVPSTPTHTVSAAVPASQSVPPSEAPPSVQENTTVASVGATAKPTLDSHSESALASGSTATVASSTAPEAVQEAPELVPTDSPTPAAQSEEELREDPENEPSGTAPVLSSASSLADELGLLEEAASILVTGPAYENLVSEIMSIGYEREQVVAALRASYNNPDRAVEYLLMGIPARASDLHNPQPSRHSTPANPSTPSTEEPPQQPPAPPSRPVSSSQPVTAGGGSGSIGNPLEFLRNQPQFQQMRQIIQQNPALLPALLQQLGRDNPQLLQQITEHQERFVQMLNEPQAGDTGGEDADAHGSPHTNYIQVTPQEKEAIERLKALGFPEGLVIQAYFACEKNENLAANFLLQQTWDDE
- the rad23ab gene encoding RAD23 homolog A, nucleotide excision repair protein b isoform X2; translated protein: MHGVPSTLTVKALKEKIEEHRGKDAFPSVGQKLIYAGKILNDDIPLKEYKIDEKNFVVVMVTKPKPTSPAEAATHSVPTPAATPVPPSAAAPAPASGPKQVPSTPTHTVSAAVPASQSVPPSEAPPSVQENTTVASVGATAKPTLDSHSESALASGSTATVASSTAPEAVQEAPELVPTDSPTPAAQSEEELREDPENEPSGTAPVLSSASSLADELGLLEEAASILVTGPAYENLVSEIMSIGYEREQVVAALRASYNNPDRAVEYLLMGIPARASDLHNPQPSRHSTPANPSTPSTEEPPQQPPAPPSRPVSSSQPVTAGGGSGSIGNPLEFLRNQPQFQQMRQIIQQNPALLPALLQQLGRDNPQLLQQITEHQERFVQMLNEPQAGDTGGEDADAHGSPHTNYIQVTPQEKEAIERLKALGFPEGLVIQAYFACEKNENLAANFLLQQTWDDE